The Vidua chalybeata isolate OUT-0048 chromosome 17, bVidCha1 merged haplotype, whole genome shotgun sequence genome contains the following window.
AAACATAGGATGGGTTCCTAAAAAGGGAGTTTTTTGGGCTGTAGGATTTCTCTGGCTCCATAGCACAAAGCCTGTGGCTATTTGTGAAGGAACCTACAGATCCTCCTTGCTGCAGCCACGGATTCCACCCGTGATCTGCAGCTCAGGTACCTGTGCCCAGCCTGGTGACTCTTGCACTCCTGTTGGCAGGAATATCCGTGTGGTCAGGAAGCGGTTCCGGGATGTGTTTGAGCAGGGCTCCCTGGATGCCAGCAGGAGGCTGTATATGTGAGTATGAGCCAAGGTGCGCACTCCTGCCGGCTCTCGGGCACGCAGGGCTGCCAGTGGGAGCTTGCAGCCAAAGCTGACTGTGAGAAGTGACTGAGGAAAGCAGTTCTCTTCCatgctccaggctgctgcttcctcttggAGCTCAGATGGCTTTGTGCTCATGGTGGTGAGATTTTGCAGACACACATCAGTGCCTTACAGCTGCAGTTATCATCTCCCTCCTTCAGCCTTCATTGCTCTGGGGGATCTTTACCTCCTCCACAAAGgtctgctctgagcagccctggctgtttGAGAGGCTTCCACAGAGCCATTTCCTATTTACTgttcccttcctgctctgccactgggagctgggctgggttgttagtgcaggaggaggaagcatTCCATGTCCTTTGGGGATCTTTTGGGTTTGAACTCTCTCAGTGTCTTGCCTGCTCCCTGTGGAGACCAGGATGGGAGGATCACAGACTCCCAGTTGGTCCCAAGTGTGACGTTTGTCTTGTTTCCAGGTAATGTGCTGGGAGCTGTATGAACCTAAGGGACAGACTCCTATGAGCTGGAGTATGAACCTAAGGGAAGATGTATTTTATTGACAGTGATTTTTCTGTAGTGAGGCTGATTTTTTCGACTTTTGGGGTCTGTGCTGTGTTTAATTAATGAATGTATTGTTATGGCTGGATAGTGGAGGGTAAAGTGTATCCCTTGTTTTTCCTCCTGAGCATCCTCCCCTGTCACTGCTGGatgcctcctgcctgcctgccagcagctcccagaccAAGTGCACAGTTTGGAGGCCAAAGCTGGGGTGTGTGGTGctacagctgtgctgccagctcagccctggcaggctggTTTGGTGCCTCTCATGTTGTTGAGTTGATGTCTTACCTTGAATTGCCACAGGACCTTGTTCCCTCCAGCTTCAAGAATCACAGAGctgttaaggttggaaaagatctctgagaCTGAGTCCAGCCTGTGACCCAGCACCACTGaacatgtccccaagtgccacaacCTCACATCTTTGGGTCCCTCCACTGCCCTGAGCCACCTGTCCTAGTGCTTGACCACTCTTCCAGTGAAGAGATTTTCCCTAATctccaatctaaacctcccgTGCTGCAACTTGAGGgtatttcctcttgtcctgtccctgttccctgggagcagagcccaaacCCCCTCCGcctcagctgtcccctcctgtcagggagttgggcagagccagaaggtcccccctgagcctccttttctccaggctgagtcCCCCAGGCCAGTGTGGGgtaaaagctgttaaaaattaGGCCTTGGttagagcagaggctgggtgTCAGTTCCCTGTGTCTTGGGACAGGCCAAGCTGTGGTTCAGTGGAGAGGAGCTTGCAGTGTTCAGCTTGCtctggcagagccaggcaggagcagaaggcCAGAGGCCAAGGAGAAGGGGCAGGGGGCTGTGATCCCCCCTtggtgctgggatggggcagggccTGGCCTGGCTCTGTGAGAACTTCTGGTTTCCATTCCAGGGATGGCCAGGAGGTCGCAGTGGTGTATTACAGAGAGGGCTACGTGCCCCAGATCTACAACGAGCAGGTCAGTATCTCAGTATCTCCCTGCCCCAGAAACCAtcagctgggcactgcccagggagctcCAAATAATCCCAGGGGCAGCCACCCTATCTGGGGTGGGGTCAGTCCTGCCCCGTGTGGCTGGGAGCGTTGGGAAGCTGTGACCCGAGAGCAGGTGGGTGACCCTGCAGTAAGAAAGATGGGTGGCTTTCTTTTCCAGGGGGTGATCCTTTAGTGCAGTACTGAATTGTGTCTGTACAAGTAGGGGTTAACACAGGTATGACCACCTGCTTAAAGGTTTCAGACTTGGTCTACAGATCACTCTGTGCTCTCTTAGCACGATCAGGCTGCAGGTAATAGCACAGAGCAGATCTTGCTGGTGTCTCGAGGTGGCAGCACTGGACAAGCTGGGGAAGGTGCACACAGTGGATTAATTTGACTGTGCCACCCAGAGGTGGTGGGAAATTCATGTCTGCTTTTCTCTGGAGTGCTACTCccaccccctgtccctgccagcaggcagggaggagacaAACCATATGTCGATAACTGCACAGAAAAGAGCAGAGCAAACcttttgtgtgttgtttttcctCATGGTGTGGCTGCTCCTTTGCTGCCTCAGAACTGGGCGGcgcggctgctgctggagaggtcCCGGGCAGTGAAGTGCCCCGACATTGCCACGCAGCTGGTGGGCACCAAGaaggtgcagcaggagctcagccgGCCAGGGAcgctggagaagctgctgcccGGCCACCCTGCGGCCATCGCTCGGATAAGAGCCACCTTCGCAGGACTCTACTCCCTGGACGAGGTGagtgggagtggggctggagcaggaagggaCGTGCACACCTGTGCTCTTTGCTTGAGAAGAGGAGAAGGCTTTGCTGTGGTCCTTGGGGAATTTGTTGATGCCTCTGCTCAGAGGGATCTGCTGAGgagcccctgctgctccctgatgctttgctgtttgcagaattgtttaggttggaaaagccctctaagatcacagagtccaacctttgaccaaacaccacattatcaactagaccatggcactgagtgccacattcCACCATTCCTTGAACgcctccaggggtggtgactccatCCAGCTTGTTCCCGTGCGAAACCACCTTGTgcatgaagaaattattcctggTGTCCACCTGTTTCCATCCTTTCCTGCCAGGGTGAAGAGGGTGACAGAATAGCTGCCACAGCCATCGCTGACCCCGACCGCTTTGTGCTGAAGCCTCAGCGTGAAGGTGGAGGTatgagctgggctgtggaggTGTCAGCTGGGCTGGGCCCCTGGGGGTTTCCATTGTGGTTTGTGCTGTATTTGGGACAGGCAGTAACTGTGCCAGCTCCTGGTCTTGTGCTGAGGGATAAAGGGTGGCTTATGGCTACTCATAGCCATGGGGACTAGTCCTGCCACTAAGGCAATTCTGCTGGAGGAGGCCCAAGGCCCTGGTACTGGGTGTGGAGAGCCCAGGCAGCACCTGGGGAGACAAAGGCTGGGTCATTTGGGCTGCCAGGGCCACAGAGCTGGGGCCAGGGGCTTCTGCTGTCCTGGAAGGGCTtgatgtgctggttttgtttgccAGGGAACAACCTCTACGGTGAAGAGCTCAGGGAGGTTCTGGAGAAGATCAAAGACAGCCCTGAGAGAACCTCCTACATCTTGATGGATAAGATCAAGCCCCAGCCAGCACTGAATTACCTGCTGAGGGCTCATAGCCCCCTCCAAGTGTCTGAGTGCATCTCCGAGCTCGGGATCTTTGGTGTCTATGTCAGGTGAGCAATGTGCTTGTGTtccagggcagctccctgctcctgctgtggagctggagcTTTCTGCCCTCTGTGCTGCCCAAGCACAGCCACAGGACAGGTGTCTGGGGACGTGCAGGTGCCAGGGACAAATGTGACCATTCAGTCTGtgcccctgggagcagctctgagcacgTGTGCAcatgctgagctgcagctctgaactTGCTGCCAAACAAGCTGTTGGAAAACCACAGGGCTCGTGCTGGCAGTTACTGGTGTAATGGGGTCTTCTTGTGGATGTGTCTCATCCCTGATTTCTGGGAGCACTTCTTGGGTTCTGAATGCAGCCCCATGTGTGGCTTTTCCTAAGCCCTCTGAAATACTTGGAGGCCTAATGCCTGTTCAATCCTAATAGGAGCTGCTTTTGGTTAAAACCCTCATAGGCCACGTTTCCATAGGGTATAAATGAAAGTCCTTTTCACCCAGTTTTGGGAACAAAGGTGCTGTGGCAGCATTCAGCCCCTGGAAATGCCCATTTGCAGAAGGGCCAGTGCAGCCACCACTGCAAGGCCCCCAGGTTAGCCctggggctctgccctgccctgtgtgctgACAGGAAAGGTGCATCGTGCTGCCCCAGAGAActgccaggagctctgtgctctgcaggggctcagtttccctctcctctgcaggcagggccaggagctggtgctgaaCCAGGCCGCGGGGCACCTGCTGCGCACCAAGGCCATCGAGCATGCGGACGGCGGCGTGGCAGCCGGGGTGGCCGTGCTGGACACGCCGTACCTGGTGTGAGGAGCCACAGCCCCAccctcctctctctgctgcctgaAGAGCTGATCTGTCCCAGGGATTTCTCCTTAGGGTGCTTGCCAAGGTCCGACTGCTGGAGGCTGTGAGGACGGACTGTGTGATCCAGCTGCTCAGAGGTCCTGGGTGCCAGTCCCAGCTTCTTCTGGTGATTCCTCCTCCAGGGAGAAGGATTCCATtgctctgcctgctcaggaggccctgccctgggcccagcccagctgtgacTCCCAGGACTGCTGGGTTCTGGATGTTCCCTGGGGCCTGGCTTGGGGGCAGAGGGATGTAGAGCAAAGGGTCAAGGTGCCAAAACAGGCCTTTGTGCTGCTCCCACTTTTGAGCTCTTTATGCTGCATGATTTCTGGAGACATACACAGCCTAAGGAATGAGAGGAGAAAGGTGGATGGGCAAGTATCAGCCTTTATCTTCATCCAGTGCCTCAGTGCTCTCCGGCTTAAAGAGAGCCCAGCTCCACTCACCATGGCCCCTCCAGCCTTCCTtgccatgctgctgctgtcctgatTTCTATTTTCCCTTGTGCCTGAGGATCCTCAGGGTTCCTgcaccaggcacagctgccCTGGATAATTTGCCCAAGGGCCTCTTGCTTGCTCTTGCTTTGCCCAACTCCCGTTTTATTGGACGGGGTGCCTCTGTGCCacacagggcaggcagcagggcaggctccTGCTGCATCCTGTAGCCCTGTCCAACAGATCTCCACAGGCTGGTGTAAGAACCACTCAAAGATGGAGGCAATTCCCAAGGCAGCAGAGAATTGGAGCCCTGTGTGTGTTGATAAATCCCAAAGCACCCTGGGTTTGTGCCAGTGCATCCCACTACAGACCAAGCCCTGAGCATCTTCCTGTCAGGGAGCCCCAGCCTTGGGAATGCTCCTGCTGAGACTGGGAGCTCTCTGGTGAGGAAGCAAAGGAATTGCAGGGGaggctgggcagcacagccccagctcccagcaccttACTCTGGGACCAGTACCAGCAAAGGGGGAGACGTGGCTCCCTCCAGGTTTTATGGATCAGTGGGAACAGCTCAGCAGTGGAGGAGTCTGGGCTCTCCCGCTCAAGGTTGTCTGCCTCTTCCTCCAGCCTTCCTCCTCAGCCCTAAAAGCTGCACCTTTCTGGCAGTGAAGAGCCCAGGCagcctcagcccagccctgtcagTTACACAGAaccagcacagaggcagaaTTCCTGCAGAATGGATGTGCTGAGTGGCAGAACCAGCACAAAAGCAGAATTCCTGCAGAGTGGATGTGCTGAgtgacagaagcagcacaaagcagaatTCCTGCAGAATGGGTGTGCTGAGTGACAGCCCTGCTggctctttgctgctgcagcaccaatCACCAGTCGGTCACCTGGGAAACTGCTCCATTCTCCAAGTGTGACTGAAACTGGGCTTCCTGGGTGTTTTGTTGGGGGATTGATTACCCCAAGCCAGAGATTAAAAGGAATGTGCAATCTGACTGCTGTTTGTGCCAGGTTTGTCCAAGCCCAGGGGCTCACCTGGCCAGGTGTGCAAAGATCCATGGCTGTGCCTGGAAGGGGACCAGACCTGGGGTGGAGGAGAGGCAGCCCTAAGCTGTGCTGACAGCCCTGAGCCTCCTCACCCAGCTCCCTGGCACTGGTGCTGCATGAGGGGGTCAGTGACACATGGGTGTCACACTGCCTTGTGCTTTGCACGAGCCTTAGAGCAGCACTGGCTGGAGACCagggagaaactgaggcacaggctgCATCCCTGGAGCCAGCCACAGTAAATCCCAATGCATGGAAAAACATCATGCTGGCAGGAACCTGCCCCTCTTCATCCCAAAAGCCAATCCTGGTTTCTGGCATGGCCACTCCAGCTGCACTGAGCACCCTGGACTCAACAGCACACAAGCACCTACCACCCACACACTCCAAGCctgtttccattttgttttcttgaattTTATTCCGTTTTGCATTAAATTCTCGCTGTTTTCCAGCCAAAATGACATAGCTGACAGAGTAACAGGAGGAACGATGATGTAGGAATCCTTGTCACCAAGGTGGCACAATGCAGTGGTACAGAGCTGTGGGGGCACACGGGACACAGGCAAGCACCGAGGttacaggtgacacaggtgcTGTGCCAGTGAGAGCAGCAGGTAACAAGTGAGATTTGGGACTTGGCCaacagcccagcagagcaccCCAACACCTGCCCTGAGCACCCTGacccagaggcagctgctcctcctttcCAGCCCCAAGTCAGCTCAGGTTGCAGGTAATCCCTGGCCACTGGCACTCCC
Protein-coding sequences here:
- the GSS gene encoding glutathione synthetase, translated to MAAGWQDVVRDAAAVREAAAVAVDAALLAGVLMRTGEQPNASDVVNYAPFTLLPSAVPRALFEQAYAVQQDFNLLVDAVSQNKEFLEQTLASTIKVDDFTARLFRIYMQVLEEGLAQTVFLGINRSDYMFDCGLDGTAALRQIEINTIAASFGGLTSRTADVHRLVLKVLGKTEEASQLLPNNPAKGLALGIAKAWELYGSQRAVVMFLVEEVQRNIFDQRCVENELWNRNIRVVRKRFRDVFEQGSLDASRRLYMDGQEVAVVYYREGYVPQIYNEQNWAARLLLERSRAVKCPDIATQLVGTKKVQQELSRPGTLEKLLPGHPAAIARIRATFAGLYSLDEGEEGDRIAATAIADPDRFVLKPQREGGGNNLYGEELREVLEKIKDSPERTSYILMDKIKPQPALNYLLRAHSPLQVSECISELGIFGVYVRQGQELVLNQAAGHLLRTKAIEHADGGVAAGVAVLDTPYLV